The following proteins come from a genomic window of Anabrus simplex isolate iqAnaSimp1 chromosome 7, ASM4041472v1, whole genome shotgun sequence:
- the LOC136877425 gene encoding farnesol dehydrogenase, giving the protein MKSLQADESLSHCTMERWVGRVALVTGTSAGIGAAIAYQLQDHGINVVAVARRVEKIEEAVAKAREGAKTRGRYHETKVTPGKLYAKKCDIAKEEDILGLFKWIKETLGGVDILVNNAGLAKMTNPSEAPTEEWKLQLDVNVLGLSICTREAVQSMRTRGVDDGHIIHISSVVGHFVFMAQLAMYCATKHAVMALTEGLRKDFVEHKSNMKITCVSPGAVATEIGDDNPEMQTEQFLTMPRLQPEDCADAVLYAISTPPHVQIHEIIIKPVGEQF; this is encoded by the exons ATGAAGAGTCTGCAGGCTGACGAGTCGTTATCTCACTGCACCATGGAACGTTGGGTGGGTCGTGTTGCTTTGGTCACAGGAACTAGTGCTGGTATAGGTGCAGCTATTGCCTACCAGTTACAAGATCACGGCATTAATGTTGTAGCAGTAGCACGGAGAGTGGAGAAGATAGAG GAAGCTGTGGCCAAAGCCAGAGAGGGGGCAAAGACTCGGGGCCGTTACCATGAAACGAAAGTGACTCCTGGTAAACTGTATGCCAAGAAATGTGACATCGCTAAAGAAGAAGATATCCTGGGTCTCTTCAAATGGATAAAAGAGACACTGGGAGGTGTTGATATTCTGGTGAACAACGCAGGACTCGCAAAAATGACAAATCCTTCAG AAGCCCCAACGGAGGAGTGGAAACTCCAACTGGATGTGAATGTCCTGGGCCTCTCTATCTGCACCCGTGAAGCTGTACAGAGTATGCGAACAAGAGGGGTAGATGATGGCCACATTATTCACATCAGCAG TGTTGTCGGCCATTTTGTTTTCATGGCACAACTCGCCATGTACTGTGCAACCAAACATGCTGTGATGGCTCTCACTGAAGGACTGAGGAAGGATTTTGTGGAACATAAAAGCAACATGAAAATCACA TGTGTGAGTCCTGGAGCTGTGGCTACAGAAATTGGTGATGATAATCCCGAAATGCAAACAGAACAGTTCCTTACAATGCCAAGATTGCAACCAGAAGATTGTGCCGATGCAGTGCTCTACGCTATTTCAACTCCTCCACACGTGCAG